A region from the Candidatus Gracilibacteria bacterium genome encodes:
- a CDS encoding MFS transporter, which translates to MSKAKLIIILTVFIDVLGIGLVAPILPVYVENVTHSEFFAAALFSVYSFFGFFAAPLLGGISDRYGRRPVLILSLFGTAVGWFLFAWGGSILFLLLGRVIDGITSGNIATAQSYLIDISKDEKERTSNLGLVGAVFGIGFILGPGLGALLSTYSMSFPFWMAMGLSLANAIFAYFFLPESNLHKDASRKLSINPFKGLKKAFASPTIAYLLVIWFLYTMSFGSMQTIFSLFTHMAYNISASWNGVLLASIGVITAFNQGFLLKHFWLKRFNERRLEIGAAAVAFVSYGMILSQNFTLFLIAMVMMSFANALIRVVNTSEIAGSAKKEERGEIVGVIQSVMFLSAILSPLLGGVAITQNVFAPWALCAAYMAVALVLLLLRHRKTMRVNVAISKELPL; encoded by the coding sequence ATGTCCAAAGCCAAACTCATTATCATTCTCACGGTCTTCATCGATGTCCTGGGCATCGGGCTGGTGGCGCCGATTTTACCGGTTTATGTGGAGAACGTAACGCACTCGGAATTTTTTGCTGCGGCTTTGTTTTCCGTGTATTCATTTTTTGGATTTTTTGCCGCGCCATTGTTGGGAGGGATTTCAGATCGTTATGGGCGCAGGCCGGTGTTGATTTTAAGCCTGTTTGGAACCGCAGTGGGTTGGTTTTTATTTGCCTGGGGCGGGAGCATTTTGTTCCTGCTTTTGGGTCGCGTGATCGATGGCATCACGAGCGGAAACATTGCCACAGCGCAGAGCTATCTCATCGATATTTCAAAAGACGAAAAAGAACGCACCTCGAATTTGGGATTGGTGGGAGCGGTTTTTGGAATCGGATTTATCCTGGGCCCCGGATTGGGCGCATTGCTTTCCACGTATTCGATGTCCTTTCCCTTTTGGATGGCCATGGGTTTGTCGTTGGCCAATGCCATTTTCGCTTATTTTTTCTTGCCCGAAAGCAACCTCCACAAAGACGCATCCCGAAAATTATCCATCAATCCGTTTAAAGGTTTAAAAAAAGCCTTCGCTTCTCCCACGATCGCGTATTTGTTGGTGATTTGGTTTTTATACACCATGAGTTTTGGAAGCATGCAGACGATTTTCAGCTTATTCACGCATATGGCGTACAACATTTCGGCGTCATGGAATGGAGTGTTGTTGGCCAGCATTGGCGTGATTACAGCATTCAATCAAGGATTTTTACTCAAGCATTTTTGGTTGAAGCGATTCAACGAACGTAGGTTGGAAATTGGCGCCGCGGCCGTTGCTTTTGTGTCCTACGGAATGATTTTGAGTCAAAATTTCACATTATTTTTAATCGCCATGGTCATGATGTCCTTTGCCAATGCCTTGATTCGTGTGGTCAATACGAGTGAAATTGCAGGTTCGGCAAAAAAAGAAGAACGCGGAGAAATTGTGGGAGTGATTCAAAGCGTGATGTTTTTATCCGCGATTTTGTCACCGTTGTTGGGAGGCGTTGCGATCACGCAAAACGTGTTCGCGCCCTGGGCATTGTGCGCCGCGTACATGGCGGTGGCCTTGGTTCTCCTCTTGCTTCGCCACCGAAAAACCATGAGAGTGAATGTGGCGATCAGCAAGGAATTGCCTTTATAA
- a CDS encoding carbonic anhydrase, which translates to MSHGSFATVINCMDGRTQLPVNTWIKQKYGVDYVDTVTEPGPDGILAKNEDQATLASMKKRVAISVEKHGSKTVVIVAHAECAGNPVSEAEHKEHVKKAMQTVKNWGFPVKIAAVWVGDAWTVEEVNE; encoded by the coding sequence ATGAGTCATGGTTCTTTTGCCACGGTCATCAATTGTATGGATGGCCGCACCCAACTTCCGGTCAACACGTGGATCAAACAAAAATACGGTGTTGATTATGTGGACACCGTCACCGAGCCCGGTCCGGATGGGATTTTAGCTAAAAATGAAGATCAGGCCACCTTGGCTTCTATGAAAAAACGCGTCGCCATTTCCGTGGAAAAACACGGATCCAAAACCGTGGTGATTGTGGCGCATGCCGAGTGTGCCGGCAATCCCGTGTCTGAAGCTGAACACAAAGAACACGTCAAAAAAGCCATGCAAACCGTGAAAAACTGGGGCTTCCCTGTAAAAATTGCAGCCGTTTGGGTGGGAGATGCCTGGACTGTGGAGGAAGTAAACGAGTAG
- a CDS encoding DUF475 domain-containing protein, whose translation MSILSLLITVGGLCLFETISSIDNAIINAEVLSTMGKKARKWFLFWGLLFAVFVIRGLLPWIIVWVVNPALGPIGALTSTFSNDPSVKEAIEASAPILLSGGGVFLIFLFFHWLFLEEKHFGLPRTEKFFLKNGIWFYAVVSVLLATIVWFAIQREAMMAFGAVVGSTAFFITHGFKQNAEAGEKKLMTNDLSDISKILYLEVIDATFSIDGVLGAFAFTLSVPLILLGNGLGAFVVREITIGNIERIKKYIFIKNGAMYSILFLGMIMLLDSFGVEIPSWLSPIVTFGVVGWFFYKSHRHIKNSALNPVLGTFIFFWRSWWFLCLPIIF comes from the coding sequence ATGTCAATTCTAAGTCTTCTCATTACCGTTGGCGGTCTGTGTTTGTTTGAAACCATTTCCAGCATTGATAATGCCATCATCAATGCCGAGGTGCTGTCCACCATGGGGAAAAAGGCGCGAAAATGGTTTTTATTTTGGGGATTGTTGTTTGCCGTATTTGTGATTCGCGGCTTGCTGCCATGGATTATTGTGTGGGTCGTGAACCCGGCTTTGGGCCCGATCGGAGCCTTAACGTCTACATTTTCGAATGATCCCTCGGTCAAAGAAGCCATCGAAGCCTCGGCCCCGATTCTTCTTTCCGGAGGCGGTGTTTTCTTGATTTTCTTGTTTTTTCACTGGCTCTTTTTGGAAGAAAAACACTTTGGCCTCCCGCGTACGGAAAAATTTTTTCTTAAAAACGGCATTTGGTTTTATGCCGTGGTTTCGGTTCTTCTCGCCACGATCGTTTGGTTCGCAATCCAGCGCGAAGCCATGATGGCATTCGGGGCTGTGGTGGGCTCTACGGCTTTTTTCATCACGCACGGGTTCAAGCAAAATGCGGAAGCCGGCGAGAAAAAACTCATGACCAATGACCTTTCCGACATCAGCAAAATCCTTTATTTGGAAGTGATCGATGCTACGTTTTCGATTGATGGCGTGCTTGGAGCCTTTGCTTTTACGCTTTCGGTTCCTTTGATTTTATTGGGAAACGGACTGGGCGCCTTTGTGGTCCGAGAAATCACGATTGGCAACATTGAACGCATTAAAAAATATATTTTCATCAAAAACGGCGCCATGTATTCGATCTTGTTTTTGGGAATGATCATGTTATTGGATTCATTCGGCGTTGAAATCCCCTCTTGGCTTTCTCCGATTGTAACATTTGGGGTGGTGGGATGGTTCTTTTATAAGTCACACCGTCATATTAAAAATTCAGCCCTAAATCCTGTTTTATGAACATTTATATTCTTTTGGCGCTCATGGTGGTTCTTATGTTTGCCAATTATTTTTTAG
- a CDS encoding class I SAM-dependent methyltransferase, translating into MRYIGKTSQTQQRQLALGNSWLKKHLPIHAKVLQVGCMDGTRILELLKVRPDLKVTGLDCEAPFLTIARQKIKKSGFKNVQFILGDITKPHFHLNHKFDAVLCLNNTLGYIEKDEKAIQNMKKMGRRVILSMYGEKFTDPLAKKYLKTIHLTVTRIQNHRFYTKENVFIRRFTKFEISLWGGMVFSTPIGYISDIMLPIKKPKKCQF; encoded by the coding sequence TTGCGATACATTGGAAAAACTTCCCAAACCCAACAAAGACAATTGGCTTTATGAAATTCATGGTTAAAAAAGCATCTACCGATTCACGCTAAAGTTTTGCAAGTGGGATGCATGGATGGCACCAGAATTTTGGAATTATTAAAAGTACGTCCGGACTTAAAAGTAACGGGGTTGGATTGCGAGGCGCCTTTTTTAACTATTGCTCGCCAAAAAATTAAAAAATCGGGATTCAAAAATGTGCAATTTATTTTAGGGGACATCACAAAACCTCATTTCCATTTGAATCATAAATTCGATGCCGTTCTTTGCCTCAACAACACCTTGGGCTATATCGAAAAAGATGAAAAAGCGATTCAAAATATGAAAAAAATGGGGCGCCGAGTGATCCTTTCGATGTATGGCGAAAAATTCACAGATCCACTCGCGAAAAAATATTTAAAAACCATTCATCTCACTGTAACTCGCATTCAAAATCATCGATTCTACACAAAAGAAAATGTTTTTATTCGACGATTTACAAAATTCGAAATATCACTCTGGGGAGGGATGGTTTTTTCAACTCCTATTGGATATATTAGTGATATAATGCTTCCGATTAAAAAACCTAAAAAATGTCAATTCTAA
- a CDS encoding Maf family protein — protein MTLILASKSPRRRELLKKLGVKFRVEASDYKEEKHLPYPPKKLVCYLAFKKAEAVAKHHSSDDIIIGADTLGFLEGEILGKPHTPIAAEKMLKKISGKTLKIISGIAIIQGKKIIKKAVTTRVKIKSLTPGEIKKYVATGEPLDKAAAFAIQGKGAFIVEKIIGDYDNVVGLPLKALKAILEQLKQVDFYLNCDTLEKLPKPNKDNWLYEIHG, from the coding sequence ATGACTCTAATTCTTGCTTCCAAATCGCCACGTCGACGTGAATTGTTAAAAAAACTTGGAGTGAAATTTCGCGTAGAAGCGTCGGATTATAAGGAAGAAAAGCATTTGCCGTACCCTCCAAAAAAACTTGTGTGTTATTTGGCATTCAAAAAAGCCGAGGCCGTGGCAAAACATCATTCGTCGGACGATATTATCATCGGCGCAGACACGTTGGGATTTTTGGAAGGAGAAATTTTGGGGAAGCCTCACACGCCAATTGCGGCGGAGAAAATGTTAAAAAAAATCAGCGGAAAAACACTGAAAATCATAAGTGGAATCGCGATAATTCAAGGCAAAAAAATCATTAAAAAAGCCGTGACCACGCGCGTGAAAATAAAATCCCTCACCCCCGGCGAAATTAAAAAATACGTGGCCACGGGCGAGCCGCTCGACAAAGCCGCGGCGTTTGCGATTCAGGGCAAAGGCGCTTTTATTGTTGAAAAAATCATTGGCGATTACGACAATGTAGTGGGATTGCCACTCAAGGCACTCAAAGCGATTTTGGAACAATTAAAACAAGTCGATTTTTATCTCAATTGCGATACATTGGAAAAACTTCCCAAACCCAACAAAGACAATTGGCTTTATGAAATTCATGGTTAA
- a CDS encoding TspO/MBR family protein — translation MKKFLLCFFAIVLCESAGLLGSFFTFPAIGSWYATLEKPSFSPPNWLFGPAWTLLYALMGIALFLLWQKGWAKTKKAQILFYIQLALNLIWSPLFFGLKRPDIAFFELVLLWVFILWTAFEMKKIKSAGAYLFLPYIAWVSFAAVLNAAIWMLN, via the coding sequence ATGAAAAAATTCCTCCTTTGCTTCTTCGCGATTGTGCTGTGTGAGTCAGCCGGACTGCTCGGCAGTTTTTTTACATTCCCGGCCATCGGTTCTTGGTATGCCACGCTTGAAAAACCTTCCTTCAGTCCGCCCAATTGGCTTTTTGGGCCTGCATGGACGCTGTTGTACGCCCTCATGGGCATCGCCCTATTTTTACTCTGGCAAAAAGGCTGGGCAAAAACCAAAAAAGCCCAAATTCTTTTTTACATTCAACTCGCGCTCAATTTAATCTGGTCGCCCCTCTTTTTTGGATTAAAAAGACCGGATATCGCTTTTTTCGAACTGGTTTTATTGTGGGTTTTCATCCTTTGGACCGCTTTTGAAATGAAAAAAATAAAATCCGCAGGCGCTTATCTTTTCCTCCCGTACATCGCCTGGGTCAGCTTTGCCGCGGTTCTCAATGCCGCGATTTGGATGCTCAATTAG
- the argS gene encoding arginine--tRNA ligase, translated as MLKDQLITALESAILSAFNQKVSAPIEYPSNPDHGDYSCPIALQLSKIVKKPPREVGETLVKHLPTLDFVDRVEIAGPGFINFHIKPDYLVQNLTTICSQAEKYGTNTLGHGTKVMVEYSSPNTNKPLHLGHARNDFLGMAVSNLLQANGYEVVKTQNANNRGVHICKSMLAYELFGHNETPESTGKKGDHFVGDYYVKYAQELEKDPSLEEKVNMMLKQWEEKDPHVRELWEKMDQWVWKGINQTYDRIGAKFDFSTFESDMSEGGRKLVEKALEQGRAERIEGGAIAIDLKDCGLGDSETGYKVLLRSNGTTVYMTQDIQLAVGRMQNDPTLDRIIYVVGNEQDYHFKVLFEVLKRFGYEWATRCYHLSYGMVDLPSGKMKSREGTTVDIDNLLDELEGMVGKELDEREMPYQGEERKHLAQAIALGALKYFILKVDSRMTMLYDPVASIDFQGNTGPYLQYTYARLKSILRKAEGGEKASHGEQTRSDCHGEEPRSGVSNHDLKEPEIIAILRKLQLYPEIVVSAGNSYHIHLVANYLNELAQLLNGFYVQYPVLEGVTPEVRAARLHLVVACAHVLKNGLALLGIEAVERM; from the coding sequence ATGTTAAAGGATCAACTCATCACAGCCCTCGAATCCGCAATTCTCTCTGCGTTCAATCAAAAAGTGAGCGCGCCTATTGAGTACCCCTCGAATCCGGATCACGGGGATTATTCGTGCCCGATCGCACTTCAACTTTCCAAAATCGTCAAAAAACCTCCGAGAGAAGTGGGCGAAACCCTCGTCAAACATTTGCCGACCCTCGATTTTGTCGATCGCGTGGAAATCGCGGGCCCGGGATTTATTAATTTTCACATCAAACCCGACTATCTCGTTCAGAACCTCACCACCATTTGCTCTCAAGCCGAAAAATACGGCACCAACACCCTCGGCCACGGCACCAAAGTCATGGTCGAATATTCCTCTCCCAACACCAACAAACCGCTCCATCTCGGCCACGCACGCAACGATTTTCTCGGCATGGCGGTGTCGAATCTTTTGCAAGCCAACGGCTACGAGGTCGTGAAAACTCAAAACGCCAACAACCGCGGCGTTCACATCTGTAAAAGTATGCTGGCCTATGAACTTTTCGGGCACAACGAAACCCCGGAAAGCACGGGCAAAAAAGGCGATCATTTTGTGGGCGATTATTATGTGAAATACGCGCAAGAATTGGAAAAAGATCCTTCTCTCGAAGAAAAAGTGAACATGATGCTCAAACAATGGGAAGAAAAAGACCCGCACGTTCGTGAATTGTGGGAAAAAATGGACCAATGGGTGTGGAAAGGCATCAATCAAACCTACGACCGCATCGGAGCAAAATTCGATTTTTCAACCTTTGAAAGCGACATGTCCGAAGGCGGGCGAAAACTGGTGGAAAAAGCGCTCGAACAAGGCCGCGCCGAACGCATTGAAGGCGGCGCCATTGCCATCGATCTCAAGGATTGCGGGCTCGGCGATTCCGAAACCGGGTACAAAGTACTTCTCCGCTCCAACGGCACGACCGTGTACATGACCCAGGACATTCAACTCGCAGTGGGGCGCATGCAAAACGACCCGACTCTCGACCGAATCATTTACGTGGTGGGCAATGAACAGGATTATCATTTTAAGGTTTTATTTGAAGTCTTGAAACGATTCGGATACGAGTGGGCCACGCGGTGTTATCATTTGAGTTACGGCATGGTGGATTTGCCCAGCGGCAAGATGAAATCGCGCGAAGGCACGACCGTGGACATCGACAACCTTCTCGACGAACTCGAAGGGATGGTGGGAAAAGAACTCGACGAGCGCGAAATGCCATACCAAGGCGAAGAACGAAAACATTTGGCGCAAGCCATCGCACTCGGGGCGCTCAAATATTTTATTTTAAAGGTCGACAGCCGCATGACTATGCTTTACGATCCGGTGGCGTCGATTGATTTTCAGGGGAACACGGGTCCGTATTTGCAGTACACCTATGCACGGTTGAAATCGATTTTGAGGAAGGCTGAGGGGGGCGAAAAGGCAAGTCATGGTGAGCAGACACGGAGCGACTGTCATGGTGAGGAGCCACGAAGTGGCGTCTCGAACCATGACCTCAAAGAACCCGAAATCATCGCCATTCTCCGAAAACTTCAACTTTACCCCGAAATCGTGGTGAGTGCGGGCAACAGTTATCACATTCATTTGGTCGCGAATTATTTGAACGAACTCGCGCAACTTCTCAACGGCTTTTACGTCCAATATCCGGTACTCGAAGGCGTGACCCCCGAAGTGCGCGCCGCACGTTTGCATTTGGTCGTTGCCTGCGCCCATGTGCTCAAAAACGGCCTCGCTTTGCTGGGGATTGAGGCGGTGGAGAGGATGTAG